The Sinomicrobium kalidii genome contains a region encoding:
- a CDS encoding winged helix-turn-helix transcriptional regulator: protein MKCQTKDFGQEHKKEMRAVQDSMDVLSGKWKISIISSICFYNKRRFSDILNDVDGISNRMLSKELKELEINKLIKRTVLDTQPVTVQYQLTEHGLTLKTIIDNLTEWGIAHRKKIIEK from the coding sequence ATGAAGTGTCAGACAAAAGATTTCGGGCAGGAACACAAGAAAGAAATGAGAGCCGTCCAGGATTCAATGGATGTGTTGAGTGGAAAATGGAAAATATCAATTATTTCGTCTATTTGCTTTTACAACAAAAGGCGATTTTCTGATATTTTGAATGATGTGGACGGAATTTCCAACAGAATGTTGAGCAAAGAACTAAAGGAACTTGAAATAAACAAGTTGATAAAACGAACCGTTTTAGACACGCAACCTGTAACTGTTCAGTATCAGCTTACTGAACACGGTTTAACGCTAAAAACGATAATTGACAACCTTACGGAATGGGGAATTGCACATCGAAAAAAGATCATCGAAAAATAG
- a CDS encoding 3D domain-containing protein: MALVLSGFTTNKAPQQSITLEVTAVAYNSVNSQTTTGNPALTAWGDKLKPGMKAIAVSRDLIKMGLDYNTKVKIEGLDGVYVVKDKMHKRWKKKIDIYMGQDVKAARRWGKRKVTITFTPEH; encoded by the coding sequence ATCGCACTTGTCCTTTCCGGTTTCACTACCAACAAGGCTCCCCAACAAAGCATTACCCTGGAGGTTACGGCCGTGGCCTATAATTCTGTTAACAGCCAAACCACAACAGGAAACCCTGCGTTAACCGCCTGGGGTGATAAGTTAAAGCCGGGGATGAAGGCGATTGCTGTTTCGCGTGATTTGATAAAGATGGGCCTCGACTACAACACAAAAGTTAAAATTGAAGGCCTGGACGGCGTTTATGTAGTGAAAGACAAGATGCACAAACGCTGGAAGAAAAAAATAGACATCTATATGGGGCAGGACGTAAAAGCCGCCCGCCGGTGGGGAAAGCGAAAGGTGACCATCACCTTTACCCCTGAGCATTAA
- a CDS encoding EthD family reductase, whose protein sequence is MKTKIKFLLLISFTVLISCGTDEIKHLTPPETGTYKVAILYPNGANKTFDMDYYEKKHMPMMAGLLGDNLKFYEIDKGIAGRTDGDKVSFVTMGYFYINNVDEYNKVIARNIDTIRNDIPKYTNIQPIIQINEIKQWKSNHIK, encoded by the coding sequence ATGAAAACGAAAATTAAATTTCTCTTGCTCATCTCTTTTACGGTTTTAATAAGCTGCGGAACCGATGAAATTAAACATTTGACCCCCCCGGAAACCGGAACATATAAAGTGGCCATTCTATATCCGAATGGAGCGAACAAAACATTTGACATGGATTATTACGAAAAGAAGCATATGCCTATGATGGCCGGACTTTTAGGTGATAATTTAAAGTTTTATGAAATTGACAAGGGGATAGCGGGCAGGACAGATGGTGATAAAGTGAGTTTTGTTACTATGGGTTATTTTTACATCAACAATGTTGATGAATACAATAAAGTGATTGCCCGAAATATTGATACCATTCGCAACGACATACCGAAATACACAAATATTCAACCGATAATACAAATAAACGAAATCAAACAATGGAAGTCCAATCATATAAAATAA
- a CDS encoding amino acid adenylation domain-containing protein — translation MEKKCNENTGSSDRQNTQTQLRTERSLNEQQHYNTTETICGLIARKAQVHPERTAIIDGKLTVNFRHLTDRANAIAGALVTRGVPQGSLVGVCMSRNRELVATLLGVLRAGCAYVPLDPAYPRERVRYMLEHSRAIAAIVDDENSAELCEGVQELIWLDKVKPQTTHQLAGPSANDLAYVIYTSGSTGRPKGVAIEHRNVVAMTQAMGNLLDAKDLEGMLAATSVCFDPSVMEILGTLALGGTVVLAKNMLDLPALSSKNLIKSCVVVPSAIQALLSSGWVPQGIRCIVFGSEALKRPLVEKLFALETGTRVVNAYGPTEDTVFSTAVEIFNHTQNVTIGKSVANSRSYILDDDMNPVPDGMEGELFLAGNKLARGYLYDEVRTAERFITMKPTSAIPEVRLYKTGDLCRRNENGDIEFLGRVDQQVKIRGFRIELEEIEAALESMPGITAAAAAAVDGGIGQKMLVAYVVREHEAVTGEHVKAYLAQRMPKYMVPQMVIHLEELPLLPNGKLDRNKLKSLKGPDHPEQEQQTTDVKPGPGLHANGQAQNPAGHGTGRQVAILSVIREEVTALLNLNDSEQLLPDDSFDNLGLDSLSSLELSVRLSKIFDLKLSGTVAMEYPTPVALTHHILKLIDNGTANAPGEHTCKTASDTLETFQERIRSSHPTFQAAKASSWSADDKSKLVQEVLRMVNNLDRNPYSKVLRTGSATKGTVTDAYNDEEQEAIIWTTNLYLGMNRDKEVIEEASKALQQFGSGMGTSAAASGMTDLHIAFEKEFAELVGKPGACLFPTGYTANVGAVAGLLGKNDVVVIDQLCHASIVDGARLCGATIRTFQHNSSADLEAVLKSEVSPYRSALVVLEGVYSMGEGAAPVAEIVRTAKAYDALVLVDEAHSFGFYGKRGAGICAAQGITEEVDFIMTTLSKALGSLGGVVAARQEHIDLLKSSSRAYIFQASVSPADMAAALTALRRLRSDDKLRERLWDTTRYMRRQFIEAGYDLGTGDGPIITPHFSDKDKLYAIVQGMYKRGVQTSAVTYPIVESGRGRLRLICSSAHTREDVDRTLDALIAAEREVDEGEQLTGSRTDDSGDPAIIQSDVKQWINDFAAYLKASIAEKAAHQTPNLVVAIRIPGHEKPMTIVINERNVTPGTEEIPDLPVCSLLLKNNRAVAALQTSDVQELLHCISKGTCVLSGQVEPFIWLIARMVEKQRAVVEKHS, via the coding sequence ATGGAAAAAAAATGTAATGAAAATACCGGCAGCAGCGATCGGCAAAATACACAAACGCAACTGCGGACAGAACGATCGCTAAACGAACAACAGCACTATAACACAACGGAAACCATCTGCGGGCTGATTGCACGGAAAGCGCAGGTACATCCGGAACGGACGGCGATTATTGACGGAAAGCTAACGGTAAACTTCAGGCATCTGACGGATCGGGCGAACGCCATTGCCGGAGCGCTTGTAACCCGCGGCGTCCCGCAGGGGTCCCTGGTTGGCGTATGTATGAGCCGCAACCGGGAACTGGTTGCGACTTTGCTGGGTGTATTACGGGCAGGCTGTGCCTATGTACCGCTCGATCCCGCTTATCCGCGGGAACGGGTACGCTACATGCTGGAGCATTCCCGTGCGATAGCCGCTATTGTGGATGATGAGAACAGTGCGGAACTTTGTGAAGGCGTACAGGAGCTGATATGGCTTGATAAGGTGAAGCCACAAACAACACACCAATTAGCCGGGCCGTCTGCGAACGATCTCGCTTATGTAATCTATACCTCCGGCTCCACAGGACGCCCCAAAGGGGTCGCTATCGAGCATCGGAATGTGGTGGCGATGACCCAGGCCATGGGCAATTTATTGGATGCTAAAGATCTGGAGGGCATGCTGGCCGCGACCTCGGTCTGTTTTGACCCCTCGGTCATGGAAATCCTGGGAACTTTAGCACTGGGAGGAACCGTGGTCCTGGCAAAAAACATGCTCGACTTACCGGCCTTATCTTCAAAGAACCTGATAAAGAGTTGCGTTGTTGTTCCATCTGCGATACAGGCATTACTATCTTCAGGATGGGTGCCTCAAGGCATTCGCTGTATCGTTTTTGGCAGTGAAGCGCTTAAGCGACCGTTGGTAGAAAAACTTTTCGCCCTGGAAACAGGGACCCGGGTGGTCAACGCTTATGGCCCTACCGAAGATACGGTCTTTTCGACGGCGGTTGAGATCTTTAACCATACGCAAAACGTGACTATCGGGAAATCTGTGGCAAACTCCCGTTCCTATATACTTGACGATGATATGAACCCGGTGCCCGATGGTATGGAGGGCGAACTGTTTTTGGCGGGAAACAAGCTTGCGCGTGGATACTTGTATGACGAAGTGCGTACCGCAGAGCGATTTATAACGATGAAACCTACCAGCGCGATCCCCGAGGTGCGGCTGTACAAAACAGGTGATCTTTGCCGAAGGAATGAAAACGGAGACATCGAATTTTTAGGACGCGTAGACCAACAGGTCAAGATCAGGGGCTTCCGGATCGAATTGGAAGAGATTGAAGCTGCACTGGAATCCATGCCGGGGATTACCGCGGCTGCGGCTGCAGCCGTAGATGGTGGTATAGGACAGAAAATGCTTGTAGCATACGTAGTGCGTGAGCATGAAGCTGTAACAGGTGAGCATGTGAAGGCATATTTAGCGCAAAGAATGCCAAAGTATATGGTTCCTCAAATGGTGATACACCTTGAGGAACTGCCTCTTTTACCCAACGGAAAGCTCGACCGTAACAAGCTAAAGTCCCTGAAAGGACCCGACCATCCCGAACAGGAGCAACAGACGACTGATGTAAAACCCGGGCCCGGACTCCATGCCAACGGACAGGCACAAAACCCGGCAGGTCACGGCACCGGCCGGCAGGTAGCCATACTGTCGGTAATTCGGGAAGAGGTTACTGCGCTTCTGAATCTTAATGATTCCGAACAACTATTGCCGGACGATTCATTCGATAATCTGGGACTTGATTCACTGTCCAGCCTGGAATTGAGTGTCCGGCTTTCAAAAATATTTGATCTGAAGCTTTCCGGAACAGTTGCCATGGAGTATCCCACCCCTGTAGCGCTGACCCATCATATCCTGAAACTGATAGACAATGGCACAGCTAATGCGCCAGGGGAGCATACATGTAAAACAGCTTCGGACACGCTTGAGACCTTTCAGGAACGTATCCGGTCCAGCCACCCCACGTTTCAGGCTGCAAAAGCATCCTCCTGGTCCGCTGATGACAAGAGTAAACTCGTGCAGGAAGTGCTGCGTATGGTGAACAACCTCGATAGAAATCCGTACAGTAAGGTACTCCGTACGGGGAGCGCTACCAAAGGTACCGTAACCGACGCGTACAATGATGAAGAACAGGAAGCCATTATATGGACGACCAACCTGTACCTTGGCATGAACCGTGATAAAGAGGTAATTGAGGAAGCCTCTAAAGCCTTGCAGCAATTCGGGAGCGGAATGGGAACCTCTGCAGCGGCTTCCGGGATGACAGATCTCCATATAGCGTTCGAAAAAGAATTTGCCGAGTTGGTAGGAAAGCCCGGCGCCTGCCTGTTCCCTACGGGCTATACTGCAAATGTTGGTGCTGTAGCGGGACTTCTGGGTAAAAATGATGTCGTGGTTATCGACCAGCTCTGCCACGCATCTATCGTTGACGGTGCCCGTCTGTGTGGTGCTACGATCAGAACATTTCAACACAACAGCTCCGCTGACCTGGAAGCCGTTCTTAAATCGGAAGTATCCCCCTACCGTTCCGCACTGGTCGTTCTTGAAGGTGTTTACAGTATGGGGGAAGGCGCCGCTCCGGTTGCGGAAATTGTACGCACCGCAAAAGCATATGATGCGCTTGTGCTGGTAGACGAAGCTCATTCATTCGGTTTTTACGGTAAACGCGGCGCAGGTATTTGTGCTGCCCAGGGCATCACCGAAGAGGTAGATTTTATTATGACCACACTCAGTAAAGCACTTGGTAGTCTCGGGGGCGTGGTTGCTGCCCGGCAAGAACATATAGATCTTTTGAAATCATCTTCGAGAGCCTATATTTTTCAGGCTTCCGTCAGCCCGGCAGATATGGCTGCGGCACTTACCGCTTTGCGCCGGCTGCGTTCAGACGACAAACTGCGGGAACGACTTTGGGATACAACCCGGTACATGCGCCGGCAATTCATCGAAGCAGGTTATGACCTGGGTACGGGGGACGGCCCCATCATTACACCGCATTTTAGCGATAAGGATAAATTATACGCCATAGTGCAGGGCATGTACAAGCGCGGCGTTCAGACATCGGCGGTGACCTATCCTATTGTGGAGAGCGGAAGAGGTCGTCTCAGGCTTATATGCTCATCTGCCCATACCCGGGAAGATGTCGACAGGACGCTCGATGCGCTTATCGCGGCAGAACGTGAAGTCGATGAGGGGGAACAGTTAACAGGTTCCCGGACTGATGACTCAGGAGATCCGGCTATTATACAGTCTGACGTAAAGCAGTGGATAAATGACTTCGCTGCTTACCTGAAAGCATCAATAGCTGAAAAAGCCGCGCATCAGACTCCGAACCTTGTTGTGGCTATCCGCATTCCCGGTCACGAAAAACCGATGACCATAGTAATCAATGAGCGCAATGTTACACCAGGCACCGAAGAGATACCCGATCTCCCTGTGTGTTCCCTGCTTCTTAAAAATAACCGGGCGGTCGCTGCCTTGCAGACATCAGACGTCCAGGAGCTGCTTCATTGTATCAGCAAGGGCACCTGCGTGTTAAGCGGTCAGGTAGAGCCTTTTATCTGGCTCATTGCCCGAATGGTCGAAAAACAACGGGCCGTTGTGGAGAAACACTCTTAA
- a CDS encoding VOC family protein, with amino-acid sequence MNLLSIRIITTDVEKLAGFYEKITGLKAIRYTEEFAELKTETATLAFGSTKTLQLFGGDDVAKAAQNRTAIIEFLSKSVDDDYARLGELIGPHLVQEPTTMPWGNRSLLFRDPDGNLVNFFTPHTPEAFERFKRDTE; translated from the coding sequence ATGAATCTTCTTTCTATTAGAATTATTACGACAGATGTAGAAAAGTTAGCTGGTTTTTACGAAAAAATAACCGGATTAAAAGCAATACGATACACTGAAGAATTTGCCGAATTGAAAACTGAAACGGCAACATTGGCATTTGGCAGTACCAAAACCTTACAGCTATTTGGCGGTGATGATGTAGCAAAAGCAGCTCAAAATCGTACGGCGATTATTGAATTCTTATCAAAAAGTGTAGATGATGACTATGCCAGGTTAGGGGAATTAATCGGTCCTCACCTTGTACAAGAACCAACCACAATGCCTTGGGGAAACAGGTCGCTTTTATTCAGGGATCCTGATGGAAATTTAGTCAATTTTTTTACCCCTCACACACCCGAAGCATTCGAAAGATTTAAAAGAGACACTGAATAA
- a CDS encoding SDR family NAD(P)-dependent oxidoreductase, protein MDFTNKNVVITGGSTGIGFATAKAFINAGASVWITSRSAENLQKAAAKINSPKLKTVVSDTSDLAGIAVLEKAVAESGNKVDILFLNAGIALFTPIEQVTEVDFDAQFNTNVKGYFFTLQKLIPHLANEASVLFTSSTVATTSQMYGSVYSATKGAVNKIAQVAANELADRKIRVNIVSPGPTQTEGLDKAIPDDEVKKQFATTTALQRLGNPDEIAKAVLFLTSDNASFITGTELLVDGGYIGYAMK, encoded by the coding sequence ATGGATTTTACAAACAAAAATGTAGTCATTACAGGTGGTAGCACAGGAATCGGATTTGCAACCGCAAAAGCATTTATCAACGCAGGAGCAAGCGTTTGGATAACAAGCAGAAGTGCCGAAAACCTGCAAAAAGCAGCGGCAAAAATCAACAGTCCGAAATTAAAAACGGTCGTTTCGGACACTTCAGATTTGGCAGGCATTGCAGTTTTGGAAAAAGCAGTTGCAGAAAGCGGAAACAAAGTGGACATTCTTTTTCTAAACGCAGGAATTGCCTTGTTTACACCAATTGAGCAAGTAACAGAAGTAGACTTTGACGCACAATTCAACACGAATGTAAAAGGTTATTTCTTCACATTGCAAAAACTTATTCCTCATTTGGCAAACGAGGCATCGGTACTGTTCACTTCATCAACTGTTGCAACAACATCCCAAATGTATGGAAGTGTATATTCTGCAACCAAAGGGGCTGTAAATAAAATTGCCCAGGTTGCTGCAAACGAATTGGCAGACAGAAAAATCAGGGTGAACATCGTAAGTCCCGGACCAACACAAACCGAAGGTCTTGACAAAGCCATTCCTGATGATGAAGTTAAAAAACAATTTGCTACAACTACGGCTTTGCAAAGGCTGGGAAATCCTGATGAAATTGCAAAAGCGGTGTTGTTCCTGACTTCCGACAACGCAAGTTTTATTACAGGAACAGAATTATTGGTGGACGGTGGTTATATCGGCTACGCAATGAAATAA
- the mgrA gene encoding L-glyceraldehyde 3-phosphate reductase, translating to MHINDTQSLPLYTASEKRYDTMQYRRCGQSGIRLPLLSLGLWHNFGDGNDLTKARTILRTAFDLGICHFDLANNYGPPYGAAEANFGHIFKKDFAPYRDELLISSKAGWDMWPGPYGNFGSRKYLIASCDQSLKRMGLDYVDIFYHHRPDPETPLEETMGALDQLVRQGKALYVGISQYNAEDSARAAAILKELGTPFLIHQPRYNMLDRWVEKDRLLDTLETAGVGAIVFSPLEQGILTDKYLKGIPEDSRAKKDGRYLQAGQITDEVIAKVTKLNTVAQRRDQSLAQMAIAWLLKDTRVTSVLIGVSKAEQLRANVAALDNLDFTAAELEEIEAVLK from the coding sequence ATGCATATAAACGACACCCAATCTTTACCGCTTTATACCGCCAGTGAAAAACGCTACGATACCATGCAATACCGCCGCTGCGGGCAAAGTGGCATTCGGTTGCCCCTGCTTTCCCTGGGGCTGTGGCACAACTTCGGCGATGGCAATGATCTTACGAAAGCCCGGACCATTTTAAGGACCGCTTTTGACCTGGGGATTTGTCATTTCGACCTGGCCAACAATTATGGACCGCCTTACGGTGCTGCCGAAGCGAACTTCGGGCATATTTTTAAAAAGGATTTTGCGCCTTACCGGGACGAGCTTTTAATTTCCAGTAAAGCAGGTTGGGATATGTGGCCGGGGCCTTATGGGAATTTCGGTTCCAGGAAATACCTCATAGCCAGCTGTGACCAGAGTTTAAAACGGATGGGGCTGGATTATGTAGATATTTTCTATCACCACCGCCCCGATCCCGAAACGCCCCTGGAAGAAACGATGGGTGCTTTAGACCAATTGGTACGCCAGGGGAAAGCATTGTATGTAGGAATTTCTCAATACAATGCAGAAGATTCGGCCAGGGCTGCCGCGATACTGAAGGAGTTGGGAACCCCTTTCCTGATCCATCAGCCGAGGTACAATATGCTCGACCGGTGGGTGGAAAAGGACAGGCTGTTGGATACCCTGGAAACGGCAGGTGTGGGAGCTATTGTTTTTTCTCCTTTGGAACAGGGGATTTTAACGGATAAATATCTGAAGGGTATTCCGGAAGATTCCCGGGCAAAAAAAGACGGCAGGTATCTTCAGGCCGGCCAGATTACGGATGAGGTCATAGCCAAAGTGACAAAATTAAATACCGTGGCGCAACGCCGGGATCAGTCCCTGGCACAGATGGCCATTGCCTGGTTATTAAAGGATACGCGTGTAACCAGCGTGCTGATCGGTGTAAGCAAGGCAGAACAATTGAGAGCCAATGTTGCGGCACTGGACAACCTGGATTTTACAGCCGCCGAACTGGAAGAGATCGAAGCGGTTTTAAAATAA
- a CDS encoding non-ribosomal peptide synthetase: MSEQPIFSEGQHPSSGAALSPEDKEIEVFNNTAWNGYDPQATLVSLFKQQVECTPGNTGISFRDQSLTYRELDEKSDRLAGCLTAKGVKPGHLVPVWMDRSADWFVAILGILKTGAAYVPVDPHYPPKRALYIIEDTGAGIVIADRTLGEQLPREMAAVVWCTDDITAAASSAFSPVSVTPDMLAYVIYTSGSTGQPKGVMVTHRAIQHLITWHNQHFEVDETCRLTLVAGLAFDISVWEVWSALLSGATLHVAGNSERIDVNALWQYFLDNRITHGFVPPVLAPAIVECSKRENSPSLRYLFTGGEQLKPVLTSGLTYELIDYYGPTECTVFATYRRVRDENGAFVSSIGRPIANTRAYVLNEQLEMLPVGTVGELCISGIGLSSGYLNNKEQTREKFTDHPFLSGKKLYRTGDLARWLPEGRIQFLGRKDHQLKIRGFRVEPGEIERCLLDIPGIENAVVMAKENKSNNKYLVAFIAGSDGASLPEREHIQAVLREELPEYMVPGHFITVDRIPLTENGKTDRNRLLRLAEEQLQEVHLSAPPANATERSIAGVWCEALELAAVNVSDNFFDIGGDSILVAFVITEIEKRLGVKAYVRDIYQHPTIRELAVVLDRRKEEALLPEEDMEPYVELQRDVYLNPETVISGDYDKKNLAAQQSVLLTGATGFVGIHLLQDLLKGHPSATVYCLVRAHDKVRAMEKIMQTFSRYNIGITPEQKERIIPVPGDFSRKKLGFDKETYDTLSRTVDVIYHSGSSVNFIEPYSYMKSPNVDGVREIIHLAATQKTKCLVLLSTISIYSWGHVFTDKTVMKENDGIAQNLESVSRDIGYVRSKWVMEAIADLAASKGLPVITHRLGYAMCNSETGACAPYQWWAGLVKTCIQSGNYPALDELREGLITVDYMTRAIVHISKNPEAIGKKFNLIARPETNLTLEDFFRRLKDYYAFDLEPLPYKDWRKQWENDANHPLYPLTSLFKDNMYKGLSTVELYQHTYIWDCQNVTDFLKGSGIEEPVFDRRILDKYLQFLNLYPVTSD, translated from the coding sequence ATGTCTGAACAACCTATTTTCAGCGAAGGACAACACCCTTCTTCCGGAGCTGCCTTGTCTCCGGAAGACAAAGAAATCGAGGTGTTTAACAACACGGCCTGGAACGGTTACGATCCGCAGGCCACTCTTGTGTCACTGTTTAAACAACAGGTAGAATGTACCCCCGGCAACACCGGGATCAGCTTTCGGGATCAAAGCCTTACTTACAGGGAACTGGATGAAAAAAGCGACCGGCTTGCCGGTTGTTTAACGGCAAAAGGAGTGAAGCCCGGTCATCTTGTGCCGGTCTGGATGGATCGGTCTGCAGACTGGTTCGTAGCCATTCTCGGCATCCTGAAAACCGGGGCGGCCTATGTACCCGTTGATCCGCATTACCCCCCGAAGCGGGCCTTGTATATTATTGAAGATACGGGGGCGGGTATTGTTATTGCAGACCGTACATTAGGTGAACAACTGCCAAGGGAAATGGCTGCTGTGGTATGGTGTACGGACGATATCACTGCAGCCGCATCTTCCGCTTTTAGCCCGGTAAGTGTAACCCCGGATATGCTGGCCTATGTGATATACACCTCCGGGTCTACCGGCCAGCCCAAGGGGGTGATGGTCACACACCGGGCCATCCAGCACCTTATCACATGGCATAACCAACATTTTGAGGTGGATGAAACATGCCGGCTTACGCTGGTAGCGGGCCTTGCTTTTGACATCTCGGTCTGGGAGGTATGGTCGGCCCTGCTTTCGGGAGCCACGTTACATGTGGCCGGTAACAGTGAAAGGATCGACGTTAATGCCCTGTGGCAGTATTTCCTGGATAACAGGATCACACACGGCTTTGTTCCCCCGGTACTGGCACCGGCTATCGTGGAATGCAGCAAACGCGAAAACAGCCCGTCCCTGCGGTACCTGTTTACCGGCGGAGAGCAGCTCAAACCCGTGCTGACGTCGGGGCTTACCTATGAACTTATCGATTATTACGGCCCTACCGAGTGTACGGTGTTTGCCACATACCGCAGGGTAAGGGACGAAAACGGGGCGTTTGTGTCTTCCATCGGGAGGCCCATAGCCAATACCCGGGCCTATGTGCTGAATGAACAGCTTGAAATGTTACCCGTAGGCACTGTGGGCGAGTTGTGCATCAGCGGTATAGGGCTGTCTTCCGGTTACCTGAACAACAAGGAGCAGACCCGGGAGAAATTTACAGACCATCCTTTTCTGTCCGGTAAAAAACTCTATCGTACCGGCGACCTGGCCCGCTGGTTGCCGGAGGGCCGTATTCAATTCCTGGGAAGAAAAGACCATCAGTTAAAAATAAGGGGGTTTCGTGTGGAACCGGGAGAAATAGAACGGTGTCTGCTGGATATACCCGGTATTGAAAATGCGGTGGTCATGGCCAAGGAAAACAAAAGCAATAACAAATACCTGGTTGCATTTATTGCAGGGAGCGATGGGGCGTCATTGCCGGAACGGGAGCACATTCAGGCGGTATTGCGGGAAGAGCTTCCGGAATATATGGTCCCGGGCCATTTTATAACCGTAGACCGTATCCCCCTTACCGAAAACGGAAAAACAGACCGTAACCGCCTGCTCCGGCTTGCGGAGGAACAGTTGCAGGAAGTACACTTATCTGCCCCGCCTGCGAATGCTACCGAGCGTAGTATAGCCGGGGTGTGGTGTGAGGCCCTGGAACTCGCTGCCGTGAATGTCTCTGATAATTTCTTTGATATTGGCGGGGATTCCATACTGGTGGCCTTTGTGATCACGGAGATTGAAAAAAGGCTCGGCGTAAAGGCGTACGTCCGGGACATATACCAGCATCCCACCATCCGGGAACTGGCCGTAGTACTGGACCGGAGAAAGGAAGAAGCCTTGTTGCCCGAAGAAGACATGGAACCCTACGTTGAACTGCAACGCGATGTGTACCTGAACCCGGAAACGGTGATCTCCGGTGATTACGACAAAAAGAACCTGGCCGCCCAGCAATCGGTCTTGCTTACCGGGGCTACCGGCTTTGTGGGCATTCACCTTTTACAGGACCTGTTGAAGGGGCATCCTTCCGCAACGGTGTACTGCCTTGTTCGCGCCCATGACAAGGTACGTGCCATGGAAAAGATCATGCAGACCTTTTCCAGGTATAACATAGGAATAACACCGGAACAAAAAGAACGTATCATACCCGTCCCCGGTGATTTTTCCCGTAAAAAGCTGGGGTTTGACAAAGAAACCTACGATACCCTGAGCCGCACCGTCGATGTGATCTACCATTCCGGGAGTTCGGTAAACTTTATCGAGCCGTATTCCTATATGAAATCGCCCAATGTGGACGGGGTGCGCGAGATCATACACCTGGCGGCAACGCAAAAGACAAAATGCCTGGTATTGCTGTCTACCATTTCAATATACAGCTGGGGGCACGTGTTTACCGATAAGACCGTAATGAAGGAAAATGACGGTATTGCACAGAACCTGGAATCGGTGAGCCGGGATATTGGCTATGTACGGAGCAAATGGGTGATGGAAGCCATTGCCGACCTGGCCGCAAGTAAAGGCCTGCCGGTAATAACCCATAGACTGGGGTATGCCATGTGTAACAGCGAAACCGGGGCCTGCGCCCCGTATCAATGGTGGGCCGGGCTGGTAAAGACCTGCATTCAATCGGGGAACTATCCTGCGCTGGATGAACTCCGGGAAGGGCTCATTACCGTGGATTATATGACCAGAGCCATTGTACATATTTCCAAGAACCCGGAGGCCATAGGCAAAAAATTCAACCTGATCGCCCGGCCCGAAACCAACCTTACCCTGGAAGATTTCTTCCGGCGGCTTAAGGACTATTATGCCTTTGACCTGGAACCATTGCCTTATAAAGACTGGCGAAAACAATGGGAAAACGATGCTAACCACCCGCTTTACCCCCTTACCAGCCTGTTTAAGGACAATATGTACAAAGGCCTTTCAACCGTAGAACTCTACCAGCATACCTATATATGGGACTGCCAAAACGTGACGGATTTTCTGAAGGGGTCCGGGATAGAGGAACCCGTGTTTGACAGGCGTATACTGGATAAGTATTTGCAGTTTTTAAACCTGTATCCCGTAACTTCCGATTAA